The Altererythrobacter sp. CAU 1644 genome has a window encoding:
- a CDS encoding N-acetylmuramoyl-L-alanine amidase family protein: MSLRLHLGLMFLAPILVLMGLSASGLRLPVPEFGREYVLRFLLPGDGELALPSILGSRDDSRPLVVIDAGHGGRDPGATGSGVREKDIVLGLALALRDELVASGGIRVALTRDDDRLLALDERPEIARRLGADLFISIHADSAGEQEAVTGASVYTLSSKASSQAAARFAARENDADRVNGLSIEGQSEEVSAILVELSQRRTQEVSDEFARLVIREGEGKIQFHPQAKRSATLAVLRAPDVPSVLYEAGFVTNPSDAERLTSPAGRERFADVMGRAIRVYFARRSATATTSS; the protein is encoded by the coding sequence ATGTCCCTGCGATTGCACCTCGGTCTGATGTTCCTCGCGCCAATCCTCGTGCTGATGGGGCTTTCGGCGAGTGGATTGAGATTGCCCGTGCCCGAGTTCGGGCGCGAGTATGTGCTGAGGTTCCTGTTGCCCGGCGACGGCGAACTGGCACTTCCGTCCATCCTCGGCTCGCGCGACGACAGCCGACCGCTCGTCGTGATCGATGCCGGGCATGGCGGGAGAGATCCGGGCGCCACTGGTTCGGGCGTCCGCGAGAAGGATATCGTCCTCGGTCTCGCGCTGGCCCTACGTGACGAGTTGGTTGCCAGCGGCGGCATTCGGGTCGCACTGACGCGCGACGATGATCGCCTGCTGGCGCTCGACGAGCGGCCCGAGATTGCGCGCCGACTTGGCGCAGACCTGTTCATCTCGATCCACGCCGATTCAGCGGGCGAGCAGGAGGCGGTAACCGGTGCCAGCGTCTACACGCTATCGAGCAAGGCTTCGTCGCAGGCGGCGGCACGTTTTGCGGCACGCGAGAACGATGCGGACCGGGTCAACGGCCTGTCGATCGAAGGTCAGAGCGAAGAAGTGAGCGCGATCCTGGTCGAGCTTTCACAGCGGCGCACGCAGGAGGTGTCCGATGAGTTCGCGCGCCTCGTTATTCGCGAAGGTGAGGGGAAGATCCAGTTTCACCCCCAGGCGAAGCGTTCGGCCACGCTCGCGGTGCTACGCGCCCCCGATGTTCCCTCGGTCCTGTACGAGGCCGGTTTCGTGACCAATCCGTCCGATGCCGAGCGCCTGACTTCGCCCGCGGGGCGCGAGCGATTTGCCGATGTCATGGGCCGCGCCATACGGGTCTATTTCGCGCGGCGCAGCGCGACCGCGACGACATCCTCCTGA
- a CDS encoding Rne/Rng family ribonuclease — protein sequence MATRMLIDARHPEETRVAVVKNNRIEEFDFESAEHKQIKGNIYLAKVTRVEPSLQAAFVDFGGNRHGFLAFSEIHPDYYQIPQADRERLLAEEAEAAEEEARLRAEEEERGEMPGEEYDAEDESSEALVEDLAEDGLEEIDTSEKDRVSTIEDGHVDGNGDDEDEDDDSDEDESSEADEEDSGESNGKNDRRGRGRRGRGRRQGGGKSRAKEVDEVRARRQALRRRYKIQDVIQRRQVLLVQVVKEERGNKGAALTTYLSLAGRYTVLMPNSSHGGGISRKISSASDRKRLKSIVGDLKLPKTMGLIVRTAGLSRTKPEIKRDFDYLARLWDEIREKTLASTAPTLIHSDSDLIKRAIRDIYNKEIEEVVVEGEEGYKSAKQFMKLLMPSHARRVKAYSDPVPLFQRYGAEDQLRAMYDPVVQLKSGGYLVINPTEALVSIDINSGRSTKEHGIEQTALSTNLEAAREIARQLRLRDMAGLVVIDFIDMEYNSNIRKVEKAMKEALKHDRARIQVGRISGFGLMEMSRQRLRTGVLEATTRDCPHCDGTGLVRTASSAGLSALRLIEDEAAKGKGTIIRLGASTEAAIYLLNAKRSDLAEIEERYGVSVEVVPEGEDEGAKMSVSSGGPRPSAAPRFDPIVDDDDDEDEIIDEDEDDDDRDDDDAGRKKRRRRRRGGRGRNKNRQDEGDDAEDQDEDDDSEKQERRDSPSDDGDEAPRKKRRRSRGGRRRRKNRGDGEEVTAEDAEQLDEVAEQVTEDMAVVGSPEEATEADSSDEQEEPKPKAKRTRRKKAEKPAEEAPSEPVEDTADEAKAEKPKRKRAPRKKKVEEAVEEVKEQLTEDIAVVGAEKTDKAPAEDKPKKPARKRAAPKAKKAEEAPSETQAEASNENNGTAENDDEGKSRRGWWQRTFGE from the coding sequence ATGGCAACGCGCATGCTAATCGACGCGCGCCACCCGGAAGAAACACGGGTGGCAGTAGTCAAAAACAACCGGATCGAAGAATTTGATTTTGAATCTGCCGAACACAAGCAGATCAAGGGTAACATCTACCTCGCCAAGGTAACCCGAGTAGAACCATCGCTGCAGGCGGCCTTCGTCGATTTTGGCGGCAACCGCCACGGCTTCCTCGCTTTCAGCGAAATCCACCCCGACTATTACCAGATACCCCAGGCCGATCGTGAACGCCTGCTCGCCGAAGAGGCAGAGGCGGCCGAAGAAGAAGCTCGCCTGCGCGCCGAAGAGGAAGAGCGCGGCGAAATGCCGGGCGAGGAATACGATGCCGAGGACGAAAGCTCCGAGGCCCTGGTCGAGGACCTTGCCGAAGACGGGCTCGAGGAAATCGACACTTCCGAAAAGGACCGCGTCTCGACGATCGAAGACGGCCATGTTGATGGCAATGGCGACGACGAGGACGAGGATGACGATTCCGACGAGGATGAGTCGTCCGAAGCCGACGAAGAGGACTCCGGGGAATCGAACGGCAAGAACGATCGCCGGGGCCGCGGTCGCCGCGGTCGCGGTCGGCGCCAGGGCGGTGGCAAAAGCCGCGCCAAGGAAGTCGACGAAGTGCGTGCCCGGCGCCAGGCGCTGCGCCGGCGCTACAAGATCCAGGACGTCATCCAGCGCCGCCAGGTGCTGCTGGTCCAGGTCGTCAAGGAAGAGCGCGGCAACAAGGGCGCAGCACTGACGACCTACCTCAGCCTCGCGGGCCGCTACACCGTGCTCATGCCGAATTCGTCGCATGGCGGCGGGATCAGCCGCAAGATCAGTTCGGCCAGCGACCGCAAGCGGCTCAAGTCGATCGTCGGCGACCTTAAACTGCCCAAGACCATGGGCCTGATCGTTCGCACCGCGGGCCTCAGCCGCACGAAGCCCGAGATCAAGCGCGACTTCGATTACCTCGCGCGCCTGTGGGACGAAATCCGCGAGAAAACACTCGCCTCGACCGCGCCTACGCTGATCCATTCTGACAGCGACCTCATCAAGCGGGCGATCCGCGACATCTACAACAAGGAAATCGAAGAGGTCGTCGTCGAGGGCGAGGAAGGCTACAAATCGGCCAAGCAGTTCATGAAGCTGCTTATGCCGAGCCACGCCCGCCGGGTGAAAGCCTATTCCGATCCGGTTCCGCTGTTCCAGCGCTACGGTGCGGAAGACCAGTTACGGGCGATGTACGATCCGGTCGTGCAGCTCAAATCGGGTGGTTACCTCGTGATCAACCCGACCGAGGCCCTGGTCTCGATCGATATCAACTCGGGCCGCTCGACCAAGGAACACGGGATCGAGCAAACGGCGCTGTCCACCAACCTCGAAGCCGCGCGTGAAATCGCCCGCCAGTTGAGGTTGCGCGACATGGCCGGCCTCGTCGTGATCGACTTCATCGACATGGAGTACAACTCCAACATCCGCAAAGTCGAAAAGGCGATGAAGGAAGCGCTCAAGCACGATCGCGCGCGCATCCAGGTCGGTCGCATCTCGGGCTTTGGCCTGATGGAGATGAGCCGCCAGCGACTGCGCACCGGTGTGCTCGAAGCGACCACGCGCGATTGCCCGCATTGCGACGGCACCGGCCTCGTGCGCACGGCCTCTTCGGCCGGCCTTTCGGCCCTGCGCTTGATCGAGGATGAAGCCGCCAAGGGTAAAGGCACGATCATCCGGCTTGGTGCCAGCACCGAGGCGGCGATCTACCTCCTCAACGCCAAGCGCTCGGACCTTGCCGAGATCGAGGAACGCTACGGCGTCAGCGTCGAAGTCGTCCCTGAGGGCGAGGACGAAGGGGCCAAGATGTCGGTTTCGAGCGGGGGGCCACGTCCTTCAGCCGCTCCGCGTTTCGACCCGATCGTCGACGACGATGACGACGAAGACGAGATCATCGACGAGGACGAGGATGACGATGATCGCGACGATGACGATGCCGGACGCAAGAAGCGTCGCCGTCGCCGCCGCGGCGGGCGTGGTCGCAACAAGAATCGTCAGGACGAAGGCGATGACGCCGAGGACCAGGATGAGGATGACGATTCCGAAAAACAGGAACGTCGTGACAGTCCCTCCGATGACGGCGACGAAGCGCCGCGCAAGAAGCGTCGCCGCAGCCGTGGCGGTCGCAGGCGGCGCAAGAACCGGGGCGATGGCGAGGAAGTGACTGCCGAGGATGCCGAACAGCTCGACGAAGTAGCCGAGCAGGTAACGGAGGACATGGCAGTCGTCGGCAGCCCGGAAGAGGCAACCGAGGCCGACAGTTCGGACGAACAGGAAGAGCCCAAACCGAAGGCGAAGCGTACTCGTCGCAAGAAGGCTGAAAAGCCTGCCGAGGAAGCGCCGAGCGAACCGGTTGAAGACACCGCCGATGAAGCGAAGGCCGAGAAGCCCAAGCGCAAGCGGGCCCCACGGAAGAAGAAGGTCGAAGAAGCCGTCGAAGAGGTCAAGGAACAGCTGACCGAGGACATCGCGGTCGTCGGCGCGGAAAAGACCGACAAGGCCCCGGCAGAAGACAAGCCGAAGAAGCCGGCGCGCAAGCGCGCGGCGCCCAAGGCGAAGAAGGCGGAAGAGGCGCCGTCCGAAACCCAGGCCGAAGCCTCGAACGAGAACAACGGCACTGCCGAGAACGACGATGAAGGAAAATCGCGCCGCGGTTGGTGGCAACGCACCTTCGGCGAATAA
- a CDS encoding class I SAM-dependent methyltransferase: MGLQGWYDRHVMPRLVTFACSQGQIMKRRSQVVPLATGDVFELGCGGGLNQEFYDTEAISSFSGIDPHGGLLEGARERARAKGWEVDIREGKGEAIPFSDSSFDTVVCTFTLCSVDEPAQVLGEMRRILKPGGRLLFLEHGRAPDPDVLKWQERIEPVWKRIGGGCHLTRPIGSAMRGAGFEVEPLGQGYLPKSPKFAAWNEWGIARKAGV, encoded by the coding sequence ATGGGTTTGCAGGGCTGGTACGATCGGCATGTCATGCCGCGATTGGTCACGTTTGCCTGCTCGCAGGGCCAGATCATGAAGCGCCGTTCTCAAGTCGTCCCGCTGGCAACGGGCGACGTGTTCGAGCTTGGCTGCGGTGGCGGCCTCAATCAGGAATTCTACGACACCGAAGCGATCTCGAGTTTTTCGGGGATCGATCCGCACGGCGGTTTGCTCGAGGGCGCGCGCGAGCGCGCTCGGGCCAAGGGCTGGGAAGTCGATATTCGCGAGGGGAAGGGCGAAGCGATACCCTTTTCCGACAGCAGCTTCGACACCGTCGTCTGCACCTTCACTCTGTGTTCGGTGGATGAGCCGGCGCAGGTGCTGGGCGAGATGCGACGAATCCTCAAGCCAGGAGGGCGGTTGCTGTTCCTCGAGCATGGCCGCGCCCCGGATCCCGACGTTCTCAAATGGCAGGAACGGATCGAGCCCGTGTGGAAGCGGATCGGCGGCGGGTGCCACCTGACCCGCCCGATCGGTTCGGCAATGCGCGGGGCCGGGTTCGAAGTTGAGCCTCTGGGCCAGGGCTACCTGCCGAAAAGCCCAAAGTTTGCGGCGTGGAACGAGTGGGGAATCGCCCGAAAAGCGGGCGTCTGA
- a CDS encoding NTP transferase domain-containing protein, which yields MEENTAPFAALVLAGTRPGGDPLAHELGVPHKGLIEFGGEASLARVVAALRQAGAARIAVSCDEAGPIARLALDLGAETLPAARGPSGSALAALAAMGAPMLVTTSDHALLRPEWVRQCLRDTPGDADLGVMLAERAVIERAVPGSQRTFLKFADGQWSGCNLFFLRTDRAKEAMLLWNRLEQDRKQPWRMAFRIGIGMLLRYLTGGLSMANAIERVGKRIGIEARLVSAEDGLAAVDVDKMRDVELVRSLVESA from the coding sequence ATGGAGGAGAATACAGCCCCCTTTGCGGCCCTCGTGCTCGCAGGCACGCGCCCCGGCGGCGATCCCCTGGCGCACGAACTGGGCGTTCCGCACAAGGGGTTGATAGAATTCGGCGGTGAGGCATCGCTCGCACGGGTTGTCGCGGCGCTGCGGCAAGCGGGCGCAGCGAGAATCGCGGTCTCGTGCGATGAGGCCGGACCCATCGCGCGGCTCGCGCTTGATCTTGGCGCGGAAACTCTGCCGGCTGCACGTGGACCAAGCGGCTCGGCGCTGGCGGCACTTGCGGCAATGGGCGCACCCATGCTCGTTACCACCAGCGACCACGCGCTGCTGCGCCCCGAATGGGTGCGGCAATGCCTGCGCGACACGCCGGGCGACGCCGATCTTGGTGTGATGCTGGCCGAACGCGCGGTAATCGAACGCGCCGTGCCGGGCAGCCAGCGCACCTTTCTGAAGTTTGCCGACGGTCAGTGGTCGGGCTGCAACCTGTTCTTCCTGCGCACGGACCGCGCGAAGGAGGCAATGCTGCTGTGGAATCGCCTGGAACAGGATCGCAAGCAGCCTTGGCGCATGGCGTTCCGCATCGGCATCGGGATGTTGCTGCGCTATCTCACCGGAGGCCTGAGCATGGCGAACGCGATCGAACGAGTCGGCAAACGCATCGGGATCGAGGCGCGCCTCGTCAGCGCGGAAGACGGGCTGGCGGCGGTGGATGTCGACAAGATGCGCGATGTCGAACTGGTCCGCTCGCTCGTCGAATCTGCCTAG
- a CDS encoding CDP-alcohol phosphatidyltransferase family protein has translation MASEQGNPAIETVGTNPTGLWGLTNQERHRRIGNANGYDGTAPDAVVLVNAQDVADPAWVRHIAAHPGMVLTLGGVPALAHARDGAEADRLREAMLGSQAMSDISQLEVLRFEDGPTIENKQLRKRETPFLMPLEPGTVRAIERASYFGAYKGVTDILTKYLWPEWALVLTRIAARIGMTPNMVTAIGAILCVAATVAFAYGHYWAGMAMGLVFMVLDTVDGKLARCTITSSWWGNIFDHGIDLVHPPFWWWFWATGLVYWGLALDTTTFWLAQGAIQGGYLVQRLIEGVFMRRNGMMHIHVWRRFDSQFRLITARRNPNMVILFVSMLFGRPDLGIIAVAWWSVASLVVHVIQLIQAEIARARKGSQLTSWLAGDDA, from the coding sequence ATGGCTAGCGAACAAGGCAATCCCGCAATCGAAACCGTGGGCACCAATCCCACCGGGCTATGGGGCCTGACCAATCAGGAACGGCACCGGCGCATCGGCAATGCGAACGGTTATGACGGCACGGCCCCTGATGCGGTGGTGCTCGTCAACGCGCAGGATGTCGCAGATCCGGCGTGGGTGAGGCATATCGCCGCGCACCCCGGGATGGTGCTGACACTTGGCGGCGTACCCGCCCTCGCCCATGCCCGTGACGGTGCCGAAGCGGATCGTTTGCGCGAGGCAATGCTGGGTTCGCAGGCCATGTCCGACATCTCGCAGCTTGAAGTCCTGCGTTTTGAAGACGGCCCGACGATCGAGAACAAGCAGCTGAGGAAGCGCGAAACGCCGTTCCTGATGCCGCTCGAACCCGGCACAGTACGCGCGATCGAGCGCGCCAGCTATTTCGGCGCCTACAAGGGCGTGACCGACATCCTCACCAAGTATTTGTGGCCCGAATGGGCGCTGGTCCTGACCCGCATCGCCGCCAGGATCGGCATGACGCCGAACATGGTGACCGCGATCGGAGCCATCCTGTGCGTCGCAGCCACCGTCGCCTTTGCCTATGGTCATTACTGGGCCGGAATGGCGATGGGGCTGGTGTTCATGGTACTCGACACGGTCGACGGCAAGCTCGCCCGCTGCACCATCACCTCAAGCTGGTGGGGCAATATATTCGACCATGGGATCGACCTCGTGCATCCGCCCTTCTGGTGGTGGTTCTGGGCGACGGGCCTAGTCTATTGGGGGCTTGCCCTCGACACGACGACCTTCTGGCTTGCGCAGGGCGCGATCCAGGGAGGCTATCTCGTCCAGCGGCTGATCGAGGGCGTGTTCATGCGTCGCAACGGCATGATGCATATCCATGTCTGGCGCCGTTTCGACAGCCAGTTCCGGCTGATTACCGCGCGGCGCAATCCCAACATGGTGATCCTGTTCGTCTCGATGCTGTTTGGTCGGCCCGATCTCGGCATCATCGCGGTCGCCTGGTGGAGCGTCGCATCGCTCGTCGTCCATGTGATACAATTGATCCAGGCCGAGATCGCGCGTGCCCGGAAGGGCTCTCAGCTGACGAGTTGGCTGGCGGGAGATGACGCATGA
- a CDS encoding HIT family protein gives MNETIEKFGFPSTLLREFEHWVVLLRPAQPTLGSLVLAAKSDATDFSALPPAAHAELAEATKAIEDALKRFVDYSKINYLMLMMVDPNVHFHVIPRYEGSRDFGGVAFFDAGWPKLPDLGSAVALTDMQIAQLKAALNPLLA, from the coding sequence ATGAACGAGACCATCGAGAAATTCGGTTTTCCAAGCACGCTGCTGCGCGAATTCGAGCATTGGGTCGTCTTGCTGCGTCCCGCCCAGCCCACCTTGGGCAGCCTGGTGCTGGCGGCCAAGTCGGATGCCACCGATTTCTCCGCCTTGCCGCCCGCTGCGCATGCCGAACTGGCCGAGGCAACCAAGGCGATCGAGGACGCACTCAAGCGTTTCGTCGACTACTCCAAGATCAACTACCTGATGTTGATGATGGTCGACCCCAATGTGCACTTCCACGTGATCCCGCGCTACGAGGGATCGCGCGATTTCGGCGGCGTCGCATTTTTCGACGCGGGCTGGCCGAAACTGCCCGATCTCGGCAGCGCGGTTGCGCTCACCGATATGCAGATCGCCCAGCTGAAGGCCGCGCTGAACCCGCTCCTGGCGTGA
- a CDS encoding phosphocholine cytidylyltransferase family protein translates to MIEHAILLSAGQGSRLLPLTAERPKCLIDFSGKTLIEWQIEMLARGGVKRIDIVTGFMTDMVEEMVTRIDDPRVEVTCHFNPFFKVADNLGSCWIVREEMKGDFLILNGDTLVSEDIVRKVQEGSDWPIAVTVDVKHAYDSDDMKVSRGENGGLARIGKTLTAEESNAESIGFLAFRGEGAELFRETVRETMRTPDGVNHWYLKVIDMIASSGKVGTKSIEGMDWAEVDFLNDIEIASALTDRWVAQG, encoded by the coding sequence ATGATTGAACATGCTATCCTTCTAAGCGCAGGACAAGGCTCCCGTCTGTTGCCGCTGACCGCAGAACGCCCCAAGTGCTTGATCGACTTCTCGGGCAAGACCCTGATCGAATGGCAGATCGAGATGCTGGCGCGCGGCGGCGTGAAGCGCATTGACATCGTGACCGGCTTCATGACCGACATGGTCGAGGAAATGGTAACACGGATCGACGATCCGCGCGTGGAGGTGACTTGCCACTTCAATCCGTTCTTCAAGGTAGCCGACAACCTCGGCTCGTGCTGGATCGTCCGCGAGGAAATGAAGGGCGATTTCCTGATCCTCAATGGCGATACGCTCGTGTCCGAAGATATCGTGCGCAAGGTGCAGGAAGGTTCTGATTGGCCGATTGCGGTCACGGTCGACGTCAAGCACGCTTATGACAGCGACGACATGAAGGTCAGCCGGGGTGAGAACGGCGGCCTCGCGCGGATCGGCAAGACACTGACCGCCGAGGAAAGCAATGCGGAATCGATCGGCTTCCTGGCCTTTCGCGGCGAAGGGGCCGAACTGTTCCGCGAGACAGTCCGCGAGACCATGCGCACGCCCGACGGCGTCAATCACTGGTATCTCAAGGTGATCGACATGATCGCATCGAGCGGCAAGGTTGGCACCAAGTCGATCGAGGGGATGGATTGGGCCGAGGTCGATTTTCTCAACGATATCGAGATTGCCAGCGCGTTGACCGATCGCTGGGTCGCGCAGGGCTGA
- a CDS encoding lipopolysaccharide biosynthesis protein, producing MEANAQTPDEPRSLLSRMLKNVAWLIGGKGFGAVCSLIYLAILTRSLGLKDFGHFALIFGTAQALIAIAGFQTWRTVVRFGVQHIHDHDWAGFGRLSMMAFILDVVGAIIGCAIAYVVFYQFAAELDLNPRLVDTAFWFNVAALWALVSAPTGIVRALDRFDIAVYVEAIVPAGRLLAAGIIAATGPSLIRFLIAWAVIDLIEAAVYWIVARKLSPRAIRLRYLGTAFDARKENPGLVRFFGITYVSATLEAVFRHGPLLAVGYFVGTSAAGIYRLAHQLAQGLAKLSTLLSRAAYAEIARASVASATQEFRQLAWQTTRLAGVGGAIVVIFVSAVGGHILALLGGEEFRMGYTILIPLTIVTSLELASVAFEPVLHSTGRARLSLFARFVTVLTAGIALVLLVQNYEEQGVAWGLVIGAAVGYVVMGLMAYITLRKIDADATTADPST from the coding sequence ATGGAAGCTAACGCCCAGACCCCGGACGAGCCACGCTCGCTGCTATCGCGGATGCTCAAGAATGTCGCCTGGCTTATCGGCGGCAAGGGCTTTGGCGCGGTCTGTTCGCTGATCTATCTCGCGATTCTTACCCGTTCGCTCGGCCTCAAGGATTTCGGGCACTTTGCGCTGATTTTCGGTACCGCACAGGCGCTCATCGCGATTGCCGGGTTCCAGACCTGGCGAACGGTGGTGAGATTCGGCGTCCAGCATATCCACGACCACGATTGGGCCGGCTTCGGCCGCCTCAGCATGATGGCCTTCATCCTCGACGTGGTGGGCGCAATCATCGGCTGCGCGATCGCCTATGTCGTTTTCTACCAGTTCGCCGCGGAGCTCGATCTCAACCCTCGGCTCGTCGACACGGCATTCTGGTTCAACGTTGCGGCGCTATGGGCGCTGGTTTCGGCACCAACGGGCATAGTCCGCGCGCTCGATCGCTTTGATATTGCAGTATATGTCGAAGCCATCGTGCCTGCCGGACGGCTGCTCGCCGCAGGGATCATCGCCGCTACAGGCCCCAGCCTGATCCGCTTCCTCATCGCCTGGGCGGTGATCGATCTGATCGAAGCGGCGGTATACTGGATTGTCGCCCGCAAGCTCAGCCCGCGCGCGATCCGGCTCAGATATCTCGGGACCGCCTTCGACGCGCGCAAGGAGAACCCCGGGCTCGTCCGGTTCTTCGGCATCACCTATGTCAGCGCGACGCTGGAAGCGGTGTTCCGCCATGGCCCGCTGCTCGCGGTCGGCTATTTCGTCGGGACCAGCGCTGCCGGCATCTACCGCCTTGCGCACCAGCTGGCGCAGGGTCTGGCCAAGCTTTCGACCTTGCTCAGCCGCGCGGCCTATGCCGAGATTGCGCGTGCCAGCGTCGCTTCTGCAACGCAGGAATTCCGGCAGCTCGCATGGCAAACCACGCGGCTCGCAGGTGTGGGCGGCGCAATAGTGGTGATCTTCGTTTCTGCCGTCGGCGGTCACATCCTCGCACTGTTGGGAGGCGAGGAATTCCGAATGGGCTACACTATTCTCATTCCGCTGACGATCGTGACCAGCCTTGAACTCGCCAGCGTGGCCTTCGAACCGGTCCTGCATTCGACTGGACGCGCGCGGCTGTCGCTGTTCGCGCGCTTTGTCACGGTGCTGACCGCGGGCATCGCGCTTGTCCTGCTGGTGCAGAACTACGAGGAACAGGGCGTTGCCTGGGGCCTCGTGATCGGCGCTGCGGTTGGCTATGTCGTCATGGGGTTGATGGCGTATATTACGCTGCGCAAGATCGACGCCGATGCGACCACGGCAGACCCTTCGACCTAG
- a CDS encoding succinate dehydrogenase iron-sulfur subunit, with product MATFTLPKNSKITGKSREHKAEGGNRIQKFKIYRYDPDSGENPRYDTFEIDLDNCGPMVLDALIKIKNEVDPTLTFRRSCREGICGSCAMNLNGKNGLACTTAIEDLKGEIRITPLPHMDVIKDLVPDFTHFYAQYASIRPWLQTVSPTPSGKERLQSPEQREKLDGLYECILCACCSTSCPSYWWNSDKFLGPAILLQAYRWLADSRDEMTGERLDQLEDPFRLYRCHTIMNCANVCPKGLSPAKAIAETKKMMAERAI from the coding sequence ATGGCCACCTTCACCCTTCCCAAGAACTCGAAGATCACGGGCAAGTCCCGCGAGCACAAGGCTGAAGGCGGCAATCGCATCCAGAAGTTCAAGATCTACCGCTACGATCCAGACAGCGGCGAGAACCCGCGCTACGACACTTTCGAGATCGATCTCGACAATTGCGGGCCGATGGTTCTCGACGCGCTGATCAAGATCAAGAACGAGGTCGATCCGACACTCACCTTCCGCCGCTCTTGCCGCGAGGGTATCTGCGGCTCCTGCGCAATGAACCTCAATGGCAAGAACGGGCTCGCCTGCACCACCGCCATCGAGGACCTGAAGGGCGAAATCCGCATCACGCCGCTGCCGCATATGGACGTGATCAAGGACCTGGTGCCCGACTTCACCCATTTCTACGCGCAATACGCCTCGATCCGTCCGTGGCTGCAGACCGTCAGCCCGACGCCCAGTGGCAAGGAACGGTTGCAGTCGCCCGAGCAGCGCGAGAAGCTCGACGGCCTGTACGAGTGCATCCTGTGCGCCTGCTGCTCGACCTCTTGCCCGAGCTATTGGTGGAACAGCGACAAGTTCCTCGGCCCGGCGATCCTGCTGCAGGCCTATCGCTGGCTGGCCGACAGCCGCGACGAGATGACTGGCGAGCGCCTCGACCAGCTCGAGGACCCCTTCCGGCTCTATCGTTGCCACACGATCATGAACTGCGCGAATGTCTGCCCCAAGGGGCTTTCGCCGGCCAAGGCGATTGCCGAAACCAAGAAGATGATGGCCGAACGGGCGATCTAG
- a CDS encoding PaaI family thioesterase: protein MALKEDVFDHRPDPENPGWHHWNLKDDTLFNGAVMGKLITRKEGDKCRLRMFPERKHENLQGIIHGAITLSLIDISLFTTMHVIGSGNAGPSVTLELSTQFIGAGDPNRPLDAVTEIKRETSKLVFVRGDVVQDEDCVAAFSGIIRKFPPR, encoded by the coding sequence GTGGCGCTGAAGGAAGACGTCTTCGACCACCGGCCCGATCCGGAAAATCCGGGCTGGCACCATTGGAATCTGAAGGACGACACGCTGTTCAACGGCGCGGTGATGGGCAAGCTCATCACGCGCAAGGAAGGCGATAAGTGCCGCCTGCGCATGTTTCCGGAGCGCAAGCATGAAAATCTACAGGGCATTATCCACGGTGCGATCACGCTCTCGCTGATCGACATCTCGCTGTTCACCACTATGCATGTGATTGGCAGCGGCAATGCCGGACCCTCGGTCACGCTCGAGCTTTCGACCCAGTTCATCGGCGCTGGCGACCCCAACCGCCCACTCGACGCCGTGACCGAGATCAAGCGCGAGACTAGCAAGCTCGTATTCGTCCGCGGCGACGTGGTGCAGGACGAGGATTGCGTCGCGGCGTTCAGCGGCATCATCAGGAAGTTTCCCCCGCGATGA